GAGCGATGGCCCGGAATCGAGAGCGATCGCCGGACGTGAGGTAACGTACGTCGACGGTCGGAACGTCGCGTTCTCGCGCGCGGCGCTCGACGCACTCGACGGGTTCGACGAGTACCTCCAAACCGGCGGGGCGCGCGATCTCGCCCACCGACTCGCCGCAAACGGGTATGCGGTGGACTGGCAGGACGATATGTGTGTGCGGGACGCGGCCGCCGTCGGTCCCACGAGGCCGGGGGCCGCCGGCAGTCCGGTGATCTCCGACGGCGGCCGGACCGAGCGCGACTGGTACTGGAAGTATCGGGCGCTCGCCTACCGGCTCGTCAAAAACTATGGCGTTCGGCCAACGACTGCCCGCCGGCTCGCGAACCACGCCGTGCGCGACGCGTTCTCAGGATTCGTCGGGGTCGCCAGGGGCGACGGGACGCCGACGGCGTGGTTCGGCAACGGCCGGGACGTGCTCACGGGCTCGGGCCGCGGTGAAGGGGCGGGCCTCCTCGCGCGATGGCGCGATCGGGACCGACGAAACCCGAACGGGATCTCCTCGCGGTCGGATCGTGCGGTCGCGGTCTACGATCGACGCTAAACTCGCACTCGACTCGATCCGTTCCCGTCCTGCGGATGGCCATATGAACGCGTTTCCATTAGGTACGACGTGACATACCACCCTGCTCACGTCCGGCGTTTTCTCGCCACGCAGTAAGAAGGTTTATATAGAACCGCAAACGACCCGTTGGTGAGGAATCCATCATGGCACAGCAACAGCGCATGGGTGGACAGCCGATGTTCATCTTGAGCGAGGACTCGGAGCGGACACGCGGTCAGGACGCACAGGGCTCGAACATCGCCGCCGGCAAGGCGGTCTCGGAGGCCGTACGTACGACGCTCGGTCCCCGCGGCATGGACAAGATGCTCGTCTCCGATGCGGGCGACGTCGTCATCACGAACGACGGCGCGACCATCCTCGGCGAGATGGACATCGAGCATCCCGCAGCCCAGATGATCGTCGAAGTCGCCGAAACACAGGAAGAAGAGGTCGGCGACGGCACGACGACCGCCGCCGTTCTGGCTGGTCAGCTTCTCGCCAAGGCCGAAACCCTGCTCGACGACGACGTTCATCCGACGACGATCGTCGAGGGGTACCACGAGGCGGCCCAGCTGGCCCACGAGGCCGTCGACGAGCAGGTGCTCGCCGGCGGCGACCTCGACGACGACCGACTCCGCGGGGTCGCCCGCACCTCGATGACCGGCAAGGGCACCGGCGACGTGGGTGCGGACGCGCTCGCCGAAACGGTCGTCGAGGCCGTCCGACAGGTCGAGGGCGACAGCGTCGCGCGTGACGAGATCACCGTTCGAACGCAGACCGGCGCGAGTTCGAGCGCCACCGAGCTCGTCGAGGGCGTCATCAGCGAGGAGGAGCCGGTTCGCGAGGACATGCCGAAAAGCGTCGAGAACGCCTCGATCGCCGTCCTCGACGTCGAGTTCGACATCCGAGAGGCGAACGTCGACGCCGAGTACGACGTCTCCAGCGTCGATCAGCTGAACGCCGCGATCGACGCCGAGGAGAGCCAGTTCGAGCAGTACGCCGACGCACTCGCCGACCTCGATGTCGACGTCGCGTTCGTCACCGAGGACATCGAGGACCGCGCGGCAGCGTACCTCGCCGAGGAGGGTATCCTCGCGTTCGAGGGCGTCGACGACGACGAGGCACGTTCGATCGTCCAGGCCACGGGCGCGAGCCGCGTCGGCGCGATCGAGGACCTCGAAGAAGCCGATCTCGGTGAGGCCGAGCACGTCCGCGTCGAGTCCTTCGGCGGGGACGAGCTCGCGTTCGTCGAGGGCGGCGCGGCCACGGAGGCGGTCACGGTGTTCGCCCGCGGCGGCACCGACCACGTCACCGACGAGCTCGAACGCGCACTCCACGACGCGCTCGACGTCGCGACCGCCGCGCTCGATTCGGGTGGTGTCGTGCCTGGCGGTGGTGCGAGCGAAGTCGCCATCGCAGCCCACGTCCGCGACCAGACCGCGAGCATCGAGGGCCGTCGTCAGCTCGCCGTCGAGGCGTTCGCCGACGCGATCGACGTCCTGCCGCGCACGCTCGCGGAGAACACCGGGATGGACCCGATCGACGCGCTCGTGGACCTCCGCTCGCGCCACGACAGCGAGGGTCGCGCTGGCCTCATCAGCGAGGGTCAGAGCGGCCGTGCCGACGATCCCGTCGACGCTGGCGTGTTCGATCCGGCAGCGGTCAAACACGAGGCGATCGAGAGCGCCACCGAGGCCGCGACGATGATCGCCCGGATCGACGACGTCATCTCCGCCGACAACTGAGGCGGCCGAGCGGCTTCACGATCACTGATTTTTCGCAACCGATTCACCTCTCCGAGCAGGCCGCGGTGTGGCTGTTCGTCCGTAATCGTTCGACGGACTCAGATCGTTGGCAGATGCCAGTCGTACCGGAGCGCAAGGAGTCTGAGAGCGAAGACGAACGCCGCACAGCCGAGGGTTGCCTGGCCGGCGGCGACGCCGATCCCCGTCGCCAGCCAGAACGCCCCGCCGCCGAGCACCGCAGGCGTCGCGTAGAAGTCCTCGTGAAGCACCGCGGGAACCCGCCCCAGGAGGACGTCCGCGATACTTCCGCCACCGACGCCGGTGAGCGTCGCGAGCACCACCACCCCGAACGGCGAGAGTCCGGCGTCGGTCCCGACGAGCGCGCCAGTGGCCGCAAAGGCCGCCAATCCCACGGCGTCAGGGAGCTGAACCGCCGTGTGGTTCCGGAGCCGGCCGCCCATCGCCCGCGCGAGCACGACACCGATCCCGACGCCGACGAGTGCGACGCTCACGTCCGAAGTCGTCCGGAGCACGACGGGAACACGGCCGGCGAGCACGTCCCGGAGGATGCCGCCGCCGAGCGCGGTCGCCATCCCGAGAACGCCGACGCCGAACAGGTCGAGATCGGCGTCCGCACCCTTGAGCGCGCCCACGACCGCGAACGCCACCAGCCCGATCGCGTTCATCGCTCCGAACGCACCGATCATCACTCGAACGCCAGCTCGATCGGGTTACCGACCCCGACGCCGAACGTCTCGTCGCCCCGGCCCCGATTCGCGGCGAGTTCGACGTTGCCGTGGCTCCCTACTGTGACGAGTCGCTCGCCGGCCGCGACGTGTGCGTACGACTGTGCGACCGGAACGTGCTCGCCGTCGACCGCGATCCGTTCGCCGAACCGTCCATCCAGCATCTCACCGGGGACGTTCGTGACGGCGTTGCCGAACCCGTCGACGACGAGTACCTCGCCCGTGGCGTCGCCGTCCCGAACCTCTGGCTCCGGAAACCGGAGGTCCTCGTAGCCGTCGGCGGAGACGAACTCCTCACACTCGGCGAGGCGATCCGCGCCCGCCTCGTGGGCCAACGCGGCCGCGGGCGCGAACACGTCTCGGCCGTGGAAGGTCGCGCTCTCGGGCTCGTCGACGACGATCTCGAACGGTTCGATACCCGCGCTCGCTTGGGCGTCGTCGTCCGGCGCTCCCACTGCGTCGCCGGCGAGTCGCCTGGCAACGGGAGCTAGCACGCCGTTGTCCGGCCCGACGAGGACGTGCTCGCCCGCCCGGATCGCGAGCGCCGCCCGATCGGTCCCGACGCCGGGATCGACCACCACGAGGTGAGTCGCGGGCGGAAAATAGGGGAAAACCTCGCGGAGCCAGAACGCGGTCGTCCGGACGTCCTGGCGGGGGAAGTCGTGGGCGATGTCGACGAGCCTGGCGTCGGTGTGCGCACAGAGAACGCCCTTCATCGCGGCGGGGTACGGCGAACCGAAGTCGGAGGTGAGCGTGATCATGTGGGATGGCTCGTTCGGTGTCGATCACTCGGGGTCGGCCGTGGCGTCGGCGCGATAGGAGTCCGCACCGTCGGTGTCGCTCACGCGCTGGATGCGTTCGATCCCGCCGATCTCCCGCACGACGTCCACGACGGCGTCGGGGACGAGCGCCTCCCAGCCGTCGTCGGCGATCATCCGCTCTCTGATCTCCGTGCCTTCGAGTTTCTCGCGTTCGAACATCGGCGACTGGCGCACCTCGACGCCGGCCTCGGTGAACAGCTGCACCACGAGGGGGTTGTTCGAGTACGCGATCTCGAAGGTCGGCGACATGCTCCGAACGTGGGAGACCCAGACCGCGTTCCGGTCGAGATCCTCGATCGGCACGGGATAGATCACGAGGTCGGCATCGTCGAGCGCCTTGGTGAGCATCATGATGCGCTCGCCGGCGGTGAAGGGGTCGTGGCGGGTGTGGGAATCGTCGGCGCTGCCGATCCCGAGCACGAGCTCGTCGACCTCGCCCGCGATCCGCTCGACCATCCGGTGGTGGCCGTCGTGGTAGGGCTGGAACCGGCCGATGTAGAAGCCACGGCGCATGTGATCGGCCAGAACGCCATCGTGCATAAACTCCCGCTTTCGGGTCGCTGCTCGTCGATTCGTTCCGGGCTGTCTCGAAGGAGTTCCGATCGGTGAAACAGCGCCCGATCGACCGATTTGTTTATAAGTGAATCGTGGGGTTTTCCGCGATCGGCACCCGGCCGAGACGGCTTCTCGACAGCGTATTCCGGAAGTGCGGCCGGGACGTCCGAGGGGAGAAAGTATATCAGTAAACGTGCCCTCCTTTGAGGTGTTAGAGACAGTCTCATGAGTAACGACACGGACACCGACGACGCGTTCCCGACCGAGCACGACCCGGATCCGGACCCGGGACCGAACTCGGATGCGGGAGACGACGAGAGGGTTCCTCTGGGGGAGGAGCTCGGTAGCGACGTCGAGATCGAGGCCGAGATCGACGAGGACGCCGAGGACGGGCTGCTCGGCGGGCTCAAGATCGAGACCACGGCGGACATCGAGATCCCCGACCGGCTCGTCGATCAGGTCATCGGGCAGGACCACGCCCGCGACGTGGTGATGAAGGCCGCCAAACAGCGCCGCCACGTCATGATGATCGGCACGCCGGGCACAGGCAAGTCGATGCTGGCGAAGGCGATGAGCCAGCTCCTCCCGAAGGAAGACCTCCAGGACGTACTGGTCTATCACAACCCCGACGATGGGAACGAGCCGAAGGTGCGGACCGTTCCAGGGGGGAAGGGCCAACAGATCATCGAGGCCCACAAGGAGGAGGCCCAAAAGCGCAACCAGATGCGCCAGTTCCTGATGTGGATCATCATCGCCATCGTGCTGGGCTACTCCTTCCTGATCGCGGGCCAGATCCTGCTGGGTGGCGTGCTCGCCGTCCTGATCTACCTCGCGTTCAAGTACAGCTCCCGAAGTACCGACGCGATGATCCCGAACCTCCTGATCGACTCTTCGGACACCCAGACCGCGCCGTTCAAGGACGCGACCGGCGCGCACGCCGGTGCACTGCTCGGCGACGTCCGCCACGACCCCTTCCAGTCGGGCGGGATGGAGACGCCGAGCCACGACCGCGTCGAGTCGGGCGCGATCCACGAGGCCAACAAGGGCGTGCTGTTCGTCGACGAGATGAACACGCTCGACATCCGATCCCAGCAGAAGCTGATGACCGCGATCCAGGAGGGCGAGTTCTCCATTACTGGCCAGTCCGAGCGCTCCTCGGGCGCGATGGTCCAGACCGAGCCCGTCCCGACGGACTTCATCATGATCGCGGCTGGGAACCTCGACGCGATGGAGAACATGCACCCGGCGCTGCGCTCGCGGATCAAGGGGTACGGCTACGAGGTGTACATGGACGACACCATCGAGGACGAGCCCGAGATGCGCCGGAAGTACGCTCGGTTCGTGGCCCAGGAGGTCGACAAGGACGGTCGGCTGCCCCACTTCACCCGCGAGGCGATGGAAGAGATGATCCTCGAAGCCCAGCGCCGTGCGGGCCGGAAGGGTCACCTCACGCTCAAGATGCGTGACCTCGGTGGGCTCGTCAGAGTGGCGGGCGACATCGCTCGTGCCGAGGACAAGGAGTTCACCGAGCGCGAGGACGTGCTTCAGGCGAAACGCCGGTCGCGCTCGATCGAACAGCAGCTCGCGGACAACTACATCGAGCGCCGGAAGGACTACGAGCTCTCGGTCTCGGAGGGCGACGTCGTGGGCCGTGTCAACGGCCTCGCGGTGATGGGCGACGACTCCGGGATCGTGCTGCCGGTGATGGCCGAGGTGACGCCATCGCAGGGCCCCGGCGGCGTGATCGCCACCGGGAAGCTCCAGGAGATCGCCGAGGAAGCAGTACAAAACGTCTCGGCGATCATCAAGAAGTTCTCGGACGAGAACATCTCCGAGAAGGACATCCACATCCAGTTCGTCCAAACCGGCCAGCAGGGCGTCGACGGCGACTCGGCCTCCATCACGGTGGCCACGGCCGTCATCAGCGCGCTCGAAAACGCCCCGGTCAAACAGAACATCGCGATGACCGGATCGCTCTCGGTCCGGGGTGACGTCCTCCCGGTCGGCGGGGTGACCCACAAGATCGAGGCGGCGGCGAAGACCGGCTACGACACGGTCATCATCCCGGCGGCGAACGAACAGGACGTGATGATCGAGGACGAGTACAAGGACCAGATCGAGATCGTCCCGGTCAATCACATCAGCGAAGTGCTCGAAGTCGCCCTCGCCGGCGAGGGCGAGGCCGACGGTCTCGTGGATCGCTTGAAGTCGATCACGGGCCAGGCGCTCGATCGGCAGGGACAGGTCGGACAGAGCACCGGCAGCCCGAGCCCGCAGTAACGTGGCTCGGTGGGCGGTCTTCGCCGGCCTGACCGCCCTCGTTCTCTTCGTTTTGCTCGCGCTCGCGCGCGCTTCACAGTCGACTATCGACGACGGCTCTTCGACGGTCGACGACGCCTCGGCGATTGACGACACAACCTCGACAGTCGGCAACACGCCGTCGAGCGTCGAGCCCGTTCCCACTCGTCGTGACGAGGACGTTTCACCCGACAGTCCGTTGGATTACGACGCCAGGGACTCGATCGAACAGCCATCGGCGGGGCCGGACGGCACTCGTCGGTCACCGTCGTTTTCGACCGGCGCGCTGCTCGCGAACGTTGCGCTCTCGCAGGGGCTGTTCGCGGTCGTCTTGATCGGTGGCGCGTGGTACGCCGAGATCCCGCTCGCCGCACTCGGGTTGGATGGGGCCCCACTCAGCACCGGACTACCGGCGCTCGGGGTCGGGATCGTCGTGGGTGTCGGGCTCTATCTCGTCAACGAACTCGGCACGCTCGGCGCGAACGCGGCCGGGATCGAGACGCCCGACGCGCTCCGCGAGTCGCTCGCCCCCGACTCGCGGACAGGGTGGGCGGTGTTACTCGGGGTGGTGCTGCCGACCATCGCGATCTTCGAGGAACTCCTCTTCCGGGCGGCGCTGATCGGTGCGCTTGCGGCCGGGTTCGGGCTCTCGCCGTGGCTGCTTGCCGTGCTTTCGTCGATCGCGTTCGCGCTCGGCCACGGCGCGCAGGGCACGATCGGAATGGTCGCGACCGGGGGGCTGGGGTTCGTGCTCGCGAGCGTGTTCGTGCTGACCGGCAGCTTCCTCGCCGTCGTGATCGCCCATTACCTCGTCAACGCCCTGGAGTTCGTCGTCCACGAGAGTCTCGCCGTCGAGTGGTCGTAAGCCCGGATTCTCTACAACCCTTCCAGCGACCGCAACCGCTGTTCGACTTTCGGCGGAGCGGCGCTCGGGGCGTCGCGAACGCGGTGGTCGGGGATCACG
This sequence is a window from Halococcus salifodinae DSM 8989. Protein-coding genes within it:
- a CDS encoding glycosyltransferase, whose amino-acid sequence is MQLSVVVPTLNGRTQLVACLDALATAAPESEVVVVNGPSADGTTGMVRERDDVDVLVEIADRNLNVARNAGIEHASGEWIALVGHDRTVEPGWYDAVTAGLDPGAARAGAHVFAEGYPMPGGRERVGAVTGPTGVDGERSDGPESRAIAGREVTYVDGRNVAFSRAALDALDGFDEYLQTGGARDLAHRLAANGYAVDWQDDMCVRDAAAVGPTRPGAAGSPVISDGGRTERDWYWKYRALAYRLVKNYGVRPTTARRLANHAVRDAFSGFVGVARGDGTPTAWFGNGRDVLTGSGRGEGAGLLARWRDRDRRNPNGISSRSDRAVAVYDRR
- the thsA gene encoding thermosome subunit alpha; the protein is MAQQQRMGGQPMFILSEDSERTRGQDAQGSNIAAGKAVSEAVRTTLGPRGMDKMLVSDAGDVVITNDGATILGEMDIEHPAAQMIVEVAETQEEEVGDGTTTAAVLAGQLLAKAETLLDDDVHPTTIVEGYHEAAQLAHEAVDEQVLAGGDLDDDRLRGVARTSMTGKGTGDVGADALAETVVEAVRQVEGDSVARDEITVRTQTGASSSATELVEGVISEEEPVREDMPKSVENASIAVLDVEFDIREANVDAEYDVSSVDQLNAAIDAEESQFEQYADALADLDVDVAFVTEDIEDRAAAYLAEEGILAFEGVDDDEARSIVQATGASRVGAIEDLEEADLGEAEHVRVESFGGDELAFVEGGAATEAVTVFARGGTDHVTDELERALHDALDVATAALDSGGVVPGGGASEVAIAAHVRDQTASIEGRRQLAVEAFADAIDVLPRTLAENTGMDPIDALVDLRSRHDSEGRAGLISEGQSGRADDPVDAGVFDPAAVKHEAIESATEAATMIARIDDVISADN
- a CDS encoding trimeric intracellular cation channel family protein; this encodes MIGAFGAMNAIGLVAFAVVGALKGADADLDLFGVGVLGMATALGGGILRDVLAGRVPVVLRTTSDVSVALVGVGIGVVLARAMGGRLRNHTAVQLPDAVGLAAFAATGALVGTDAGLSPFGVVVLATLTGVGGGSIADVLLGRVPAVLHEDFYATPAVLGGGAFWLATGIGVAAGQATLGCAAFVFALRLLALRYDWHLPTI
- a CDS encoding SAM hydrolase/SAM-dependent halogenase family protein, with product MITLTSDFGSPYPAAMKGVLCAHTDARLVDIAHDFPRQDVRTTAFWLREVFPYFPPATHLVVVDPGVGTDRAALAIRAGEHVLVGPDNGVLAPVARRLAGDAVGAPDDDAQASAGIEPFEIVVDEPESATFHGRDVFAPAAALAHEAGADRLAECEEFVSADGYEDLRFPEPEVRDGDATGEVLVVDGFGNAVTNVPGEMLDGRFGERIAVDGEHVPVAQSYAHVAAGERLVTVGSHGNVELAANRGRGDETFGVGVGNPIELAFE
- a CDS encoding nicotinamide-nucleotide adenylyltransferase, with amino-acid sequence MHDGVLADHMRRGFYIGRFQPYHDGHHRMVERIAGEVDELVLGIGSADDSHTRHDPFTAGERIMMLTKALDDADLVIYPVPIEDLDRNAVWVSHVRSMSPTFEIAYSNNPLVVQLFTEAGVEVRQSPMFEREKLEGTEIRERMIADDGWEALVPDAVVDVVREIGGIERIQRVSDTDGADSYRADATADPE
- the lonB gene encoding ATP-dependent protease LonB; protein product: MSNDTDTDDAFPTEHDPDPDPGPNSDAGDDERVPLGEELGSDVEIEAEIDEDAEDGLLGGLKIETTADIEIPDRLVDQVIGQDHARDVVMKAAKQRRHVMMIGTPGTGKSMLAKAMSQLLPKEDLQDVLVYHNPDDGNEPKVRTVPGGKGQQIIEAHKEEAQKRNQMRQFLMWIIIAIVLGYSFLIAGQILLGGVLAVLIYLAFKYSSRSTDAMIPNLLIDSSDTQTAPFKDATGAHAGALLGDVRHDPFQSGGMETPSHDRVESGAIHEANKGVLFVDEMNTLDIRSQQKLMTAIQEGEFSITGQSERSSGAMVQTEPVPTDFIMIAAGNLDAMENMHPALRSRIKGYGYEVYMDDTIEDEPEMRRKYARFVAQEVDKDGRLPHFTREAMEEMILEAQRRAGRKGHLTLKMRDLGGLVRVAGDIARAEDKEFTEREDVLQAKRRSRSIEQQLADNYIERRKDYELSVSEGDVVGRVNGLAVMGDDSGIVLPVMAEVTPSQGPGGVIATGKLQEIAEEAVQNVSAIIKKFSDENISEKDIHIQFVQTGQQGVDGDSASITVATAVISALENAPVKQNIAMTGSLSVRGDVLPVGGVTHKIEAAAKTGYDTVIIPAANEQDVMIEDEYKDQIEIVPVNHISEVLEVALAGEGEADGLVDRLKSITGQALDRQGQVGQSTGSPSPQ
- a CDS encoding CPBP family intramembrane glutamic endopeptidase; the protein is MARWAVFAGLTALVLFVLLALARASQSTIDDGSSTVDDASAIDDTTSTVGNTPSSVEPVPTRRDEDVSPDSPLDYDARDSIEQPSAGPDGTRRSPSFSTGALLANVALSQGLFAVVLIGGAWYAEIPLAALGLDGAPLSTGLPALGVGIVVGVGLYLVNELGTLGANAAGIETPDALRESLAPDSRTGWAVLLGVVLPTIAIFEELLFRAALIGALAAGFGLSPWLLAVLSSIAFALGHGAQGTIGMVATGGLGFVLASVFVLTGSFLAVVIAHYLVNALEFVVHESLAVEWS